From one Acidobacteriota bacterium genomic stretch:
- a CDS encoding ABC transporter permease gives MRATRAIAANTFREAIRDRILYLFVGFAVVMVLSSKLFGMLTVGDEGKIVKDIGLASMQFFSMLIAVMMSMILVSREIDNRTVFNILAKPVRRWQFLLGKYLGLAMIIGANLVLITFVLIITVFIVTGELDLMLAFAGIMTMLEMLVLAAFATLFAVLTRPILGSLMTLAVYVVGHLSADLWLLTRQLPGAFTKAVISVVYYLLPNLERFNFRTEVVHDLEIPVAAVGWTVVYAMAFVALVLVLANLRFRTRDLK, from the coding sequence ATGAGAGCCACTCGAGCGATCGCCGCCAACACCTTTCGTGAAGCCATTCGCGATCGCATCCTCTACCTCTTTGTCGGATTCGCTGTGGTGATGGTGCTGAGTTCGAAGCTCTTCGGGATGCTCACCGTTGGCGACGAGGGCAAGATCGTCAAGGACATCGGGCTTGCCTCAATGCAGTTCTTTTCGATGCTGATTGCGGTCATGATGAGCATGATCCTCGTCAGCCGAGAGATCGACAACAGGACGGTGTTCAACATCCTGGCCAAGCCGGTTCGGCGGTGGCAGTTCCTCCTCGGTAAGTACCTCGGGTTGGCGATGATCATTGGAGCCAACCTCGTGCTGATCACATTCGTGCTGATTATCACGGTTTTTATCGTAACCGGAGAGCTCGACCTGATGTTGGCCTTCGCGGGCATCATGACGATGCTCGAGATGCTCGTGCTGGCGGCCTTCGCAACCCTCTTCGCGGTTCTCACGCGGCCGATTCTCGGATCGCTCATGACGCTCGCCGTGTACGTGGTCGGGCACCTGTCGGCCGATCTTTGGCTTCTCACGCGCCAGCTCCCCGGGGCGTTCACCAAGGCCGTGATTTCCGTGGTTTACTATCTGCTGCCGAACCTCGAAAGATTCAATTTTCGGACCGAAGTGGTCCACGACCTGGAGATACCCGTGGCGGCCGTTGGCTGGACGGTAGTCTACGCCATGGCGTTCGTCGCCCTGGTTCTGGTGCTGGCGAATCTCAGGTTTCGGACCAGGGATTTGAAGTGA
- a CDS encoding class I SAM-dependent methyltransferase, with protein sequence MEPHLIDDLAHKEKFYWWHRVRRRNLRRLTGLWTASGGRVLEIGCGTGANLRDQISHLEVAVGFDLEMRALSYCRDLFPVQGDAHSPLPFVDDAFDAVLMIDILEHLADPGALVDEVGRTLVHGGAAVVMAPAGPGLWSYWDEMHGHYRRYTKTALASIFAEGWRMQALEYSFSWMYPVVWAFRRFMQRWRRSPTYSDFIEVPDLVNGVLVAIGSLEGLAQGFMPAPLGTTLCGVWLKDGEP encoded by the coding sequence ATGGAGCCCCACTTGATCGACGACCTTGCCCACAAGGAGAAATTCTATTGGTGGCACCGAGTTCGCCGCAGGAACCTGCGTCGCCTGACGGGTTTGTGGACAGCGTCCGGTGGACGGGTGCTTGAGATCGGATGCGGCACCGGCGCGAATCTGCGTGACCAGATCTCGCACCTCGAGGTAGCGGTTGGCTTCGATCTGGAAATGCGGGCTCTGAGCTACTGCCGGGATCTCTTTCCAGTTCAGGGCGATGCGCATTCTCCGCTTCCATTCGTCGATGATGCCTTTGACGCGGTTCTCATGATCGACATTCTGGAGCACCTCGCCGACCCAGGTGCCCTGGTCGACGAGGTCGGCAGAACTCTGGTGCACGGGGGCGCAGCTGTGGTGATGGCTCCCGCAGGCCCTGGGCTTTGGAGCTACTGGGACGAAATGCATGGCCACTATAGGCGGTACACGAAAACCGCCCTGGCGTCGATCTTCGCTGAAGGCTGGAGAATGCAGGCGTTGGAGTATAGTTTTTCCTGGATGTACCCTGTGGTTTGGGCTTTCAGGAGATTCATGCAGCGATGGCGACGGTCGCCAACCTACAGCGATTTCATCGAAGTCCCGGATCTGGTCAACGGCGTGCTAGTGGCTATCGGCAGCCTGGAGGGCCTGGCGCAGGGATTCATGCCGGCACCGTTGGGGACGACCCTATGTGGCGTGTGGTTGAAGGACGGTGAGCCGTGA
- the hutI gene encoding imidazolonepropionase, which produces MSLLIRGAHQVVTPTGSGARRGPELAMLDVWPDAVIRCDDRRIVFVGEASEDQRRFGAPEETLDVDGCCVLPGFVDPHTHPVWAGSREDEFDRRLHGESYMDISASGGGINSTVRATRATSLERLLAGTVDRLDRFLTHGTTTIEAKSGYGLELNTEVRMLEVIREADRLHPVDLHPTCLAAHEIPPEYRHDPESWVQQLIEDIHPRIAQLGLAEAVDVFCETGVFSLDQTRRLLADAEDFGWGIHLHADELTPLGGTELAVELNALSADHLMCVTPGGVNALSSSETVAVLLPGTSFFLRSEWAPARELVNAGCAVALATDCNPGSSPTESMPMILALATLGMGLGVAEAVTASTLNAAAAIGRAHEIGSIEVGKRADLIVLRAPTYHHLVYHFGVNPVRHVVKNGRVVVRDGVRTAASA; this is translated from the coding sequence ATGAGCCTGCTGATCCGAGGCGCCCACCAGGTCGTCACCCCGACTGGAAGCGGCGCGCGACGCGGGCCAGAGCTCGCGATGTTGGATGTCTGGCCCGATGCGGTCATCCGCTGCGACGATCGCCGTATCGTATTCGTTGGTGAGGCATCCGAAGACCAGCGGCGATTTGGCGCTCCCGAGGAAACGCTGGACGTCGATGGCTGTTGCGTCCTTCCGGGTTTCGTTGATCCTCACACGCATCCGGTTTGGGCCGGGTCTCGGGAAGACGAGTTCGACCGCCGCCTCCACGGCGAAAGCTACATGGACATCTCTGCCTCTGGAGGGGGGATCAATTCAACGGTGCGAGCGACTCGAGCGACGAGCCTGGAAAGACTTTTGGCAGGAACGGTGGACCGTCTCGATCGCTTCCTGACGCATGGCACAACCACGATCGAGGCGAAGTCCGGATACGGGCTTGAACTGAACACCGAAGTGCGCATGCTCGAGGTGATCCGCGAAGCCGACCGTTTGCATCCGGTCGATCTCCACCCGACCTGCCTCGCAGCGCACGAGATTCCGCCCGAATATCGACACGATCCGGAAAGCTGGGTACAGCAGCTGATCGAAGATATCCACCCTCGGATCGCGCAGCTCGGCCTGGCCGAGGCGGTGGACGTCTTCTGTGAGACGGGAGTCTTCAGTCTTGACCAGACCCGACGCCTCCTGGCCGATGCCGAGGACTTCGGCTGGGGCATTCACCTCCACGCTGATGAGCTGACGCCGCTTGGCGGGACAGAGCTCGCGGTCGAGCTGAACGCCCTCTCGGCAGATCACCTGATGTGCGTTACCCCGGGGGGCGTGAACGCTCTGTCGAGCTCCGAGACCGTCGCTGTCCTCCTGCCTGGCACCTCCTTCTTTCTCCGCTCGGAATGGGCACCGGCCCGAGAGCTGGTGAACGCTGGCTGTGCGGTGGCGTTGGCAACCGACTGCAACCCCGGCTCCTCACCGACCGAGTCGATGCCGATGATCCTGGCTCTCGCGACTCTCGGCATGGGCCTCGGGGTGGCAGAAGCCGTCACTGCATCGACGCTCAACGCTGCTGCCGCCATCGGTCGGGCACATGAGATCGGCAGCATCGAGGTAGGCAAAAGGGCCGACCTTATCGTCCTTCGAGCACCCACCTATCACCACCTGGTCTACCACTTCGGCGTCAACCCAGTGCGACACGTCGTCAAGAACGGCCGCGTCGTTGTCAGGGATGGGGTACGGACCGCTGCGTCCGCCTGA
- a CDS encoding ABC transporter ATP-binding protein — protein MTEIQLSVNNLQKTFHPGLFEASIEVLKGLSFEVEKGEIFGFLGPNGAGKTTTIKAITELIYPDAGEILICGLPHTSLDAKRRLGFMTESPYFYRHLTGREFLQFCGELLYVDPSVLGEKISRVLVEVGMERRADQKMGTFSKGMLQRVALAQALLGDPELLILDEPLSGLDPIGRRDVRDIILTRAAAGTTVFFSSHIIPDVEMICDRVAIIVDGVVRTIGAVSELVSGVAATYEATFVGAAPSELKTPLEGQHVGSGASWVRVSTENLDRLNRELAGLGAHVVSLNPVRASLEDLLMRHYEETGS, from the coding sequence ATGACGGAAATCCAACTCAGTGTCAACAACCTCCAGAAGACATTTCATCCTGGCCTTTTCGAGGCCTCGATCGAGGTTCTGAAGGGCCTCAGCTTCGAGGTCGAAAAGGGAGAGATCTTCGGTTTTCTCGGTCCAAACGGAGCGGGCAAGACCACGACCATCAAAGCAATCACCGAGCTCATCTATCCGGACGCCGGAGAGATCTTGATCTGCGGATTGCCCCACACCTCTCTCGATGCCAAGCGACGCCTCGGATTCATGACTGAAAGTCCCTACTTCTACCGCCATCTCACCGGTCGCGAGTTTCTGCAGTTCTGCGGTGAGTTACTCTACGTCGACCCGTCTGTCCTTGGAGAGAAGATCTCCCGCGTGCTCGTAGAGGTCGGCATGGAGAGGCGTGCCGACCAGAAGATGGGGACGTTTTCGAAGGGTATGCTGCAGAGGGTGGCATTGGCCCAGGCGTTACTCGGTGATCCGGAGCTGTTGATTCTCGACGAACCCCTGAGCGGCCTCGACCCGATTGGTCGTCGAGACGTGCGTGACATCATCCTCACCCGTGCGGCGGCTGGAACGACGGTCTTTTTCTCATCACACATCATCCCCGACGTGGAAATGATCTGCGATCGGGTGGCTATTATTGTCGATGGTGTAGTGCGCACGATCGGAGCGGTGTCTGAACTGGTGAGCGGCGTGGCCGCAACCTACGAGGCGACGTTCGTCGGCGCCGCACCGTCGGAATTGAAGACTCCTCTCGAAGGCCAGCACGTCGGCAGTGGTGCCTCATGGGTGCGGGTGTCGACCGAGAACCTCGACCGGCTGAATCGGGAACTCGCCGGTTTGGGGGCGCATGTTGTCAGCCTCAACCCCGTACGTGCGAGCCTCGAGGATCTGCTGATGCGGCACTACGAGGAAACCGGGTCATGA
- a CDS encoding DivIVA domain-containing protein gives MTEFAPMDILGKKFTKKLHGYAELEVHEYLTELARVVEGLLRERGELKQRVHHMEQELSAFRERESALKEALVAAQRSAETTIEVARAEGQRIVGEGHGLAERLVEEANQRARNIETIISDLRNRRREVRSELNRIVELLQGIVQDDQRREREEPTVPQIATFQRPAADLTENPG, from the coding sequence ATGACCGAGTTCGCTCCAATGGACATTCTCGGTAAGAAATTCACCAAAAAATTGCACGGATATGCCGAGCTCGAGGTGCACGAGTACCTGACCGAGCTCGCGCGCGTCGTCGAAGGGCTGTTGCGGGAGCGTGGCGAACTGAAGCAACGGGTGCATCATATGGAACAGGAACTCTCCGCGTTCCGCGAAAGGGAGTCCGCTCTCAAGGAGGCCCTGGTCGCGGCCCAGCGCTCCGCTGAAACCACGATCGAGGTCGCCCGGGCCGAAGGCCAGCGAATCGTCGGTGAGGGCCACGGTCTGGCCGAACGATTGGTCGAAGAGGCCAACCAGCGCGCCCGCAATATCGAGACCATAATCTCGGATCTCCGAAACCGGCGGCGCGAGGTGCGGTCGGAGCTCAATCGAATCGTCGAGCTTCTTCAGGGCATCGTCCAGGACGACCAACGGCGCGAGCGCGAGGAGCCTACCGTTCCCCAGATCGCGACGTTTCAACGGCCGGCGGCGGATCTTACCGAGAACCCCGGATGA
- a CDS encoding TIGR00282 family metallophosphoesterase has protein sequence MRLLFIGDVMGSAGRRAVSTELESVVDRERVDFVIANVENLAGGFGITASVLEELDALPIQVWTTGNHVWDKKEGVPLLDAHPSLLRPANYPEGNPGCGWCVEETATGIPVAVINLQGQALMAPIDNPFHRADEVLEEIAREHPEVKVIVVDMHAEATSEKQGMGWYLDGRVTAVLGTHTHVPTADERILPQGTAFQTDVGMTGPYESVIGMRPEKVLERFLYNTPRPFQPAKRDIQLRGALVDADEKTGRACTIRRLRVDVT, from the coding sequence ATCCGACTCCTCTTCATTGGTGATGTCATGGGTTCGGCGGGTCGGCGAGCGGTCAGCACCGAGCTGGAATCGGTCGTCGACCGGGAGCGCGTCGATTTCGTAATCGCCAATGTCGAGAACCTGGCAGGCGGATTCGGGATCACGGCCTCGGTGCTCGAGGAGCTCGATGCGTTGCCGATTCAGGTTTGGACCACCGGCAATCACGTCTGGGACAAGAAGGAGGGCGTGCCGCTGCTCGACGCGCACCCGTCACTATTGCGGCCGGCCAACTACCCGGAGGGCAACCCGGGATGTGGCTGGTGCGTCGAGGAAACCGCCACTGGAATTCCGGTTGCGGTCATCAATCTCCAGGGGCAGGCACTGATGGCGCCGATCGACAATCCGTTCCATCGTGCTGACGAAGTGCTCGAGGAGATTGCCAGGGAGCACCCTGAGGTCAAGGTCATCGTGGTGGACATGCACGCAGAGGCGACCTCCGAGAAACAGGGGATGGGCTGGTATCTCGACGGACGCGTGACCGCGGTCCTCGGCACCCATACGCACGTGCCGACGGCTGACGAACGCATCCTGCCGCAGGGCACTGCATTTCAGACTGACGTCGGCATGACCGGGCCTTACGAATCGGTCATCGGGATGAGACCGGAGAAGGTACTCGAACGATTTCTCTACAATACGCCGCGCCCGTTTCAGCCGGCAAAGCGAGATATTCAGCTTCGAGGTGCGCTGGTGGATGCCGACGAGAAAACCGGTCGTGCGTGCACCATCCGTCGCCTCCGCGTCGACGTCACCTAA